The following are from one region of the Magallana gigas chromosome 4, xbMagGiga1.1, whole genome shotgun sequence genome:
- the LOC136274664 gene encoding tripartite motif-containing protein 2-like: MEGLRTSMKAEAEVVKNLVDTVTSDKIKQVNEIEQSLLETLYDQNQNIDDYINYLNDLIKMFYGYLSPSNIEELTFALNSENLIIRPIPETSKPVLPVFTAGQYSKEDVTKLLGRITVPNIKPVNRKIKPMETASTQLKPTGKQRKQDREKSDVKQTLSLSPSVTKVREYTVPGVDDVYHISLGKSGRLWVSDWRGNLVQTDLQGNQLQKIQTSCGYGYHTVTQDGDLIYTDRNNKFINRITQLGNTITEFIKTGDWGTISVHSSHINGDLLVGMRKYNEGKITRYNKTGTEIQNIKRDDKGQKLYWYPRYITENINGDVCVSDYNNDVVVVVDKSRQHRFSYKGQGSKFSPLGLCTDVLGHILVCDDISKTVHLLNQDGRFLSLLLTEQQGVKLPISLCVDDENNIWVGQEYPNTVTVCKYLQ, from the coding sequence ATGGAAGGTTTAAGAACATCCATGAAGGCTGAAGCTGAGGTTGTGAAAAACCTGGTAGACACAGTCACAtcagataaaataaaacaagtcaACGAAATAGAACAGTCATTATTAGAAACATTATACGACCAAAACCAAAATATTGATGATTATATCAACTATCTCAATGatttaatcaaaatgttttatggTTACCTATCCCCTTCAAACATAGAAGAATTAACATTTGCTCTCAATTCAGAAAATCTGATTATAAGGCCCATACCAGAGACATCCAAACCCGTCCTACCCGTATTTACTGCTGGTCAATACAGCAAGGAAGATGTCACCAAACTACTGGGTAGAATAACTGTTCCTAACATTAAACCAGTGAACAGAAAAATAAAGCCCATGGAGACTGCCTCTACACAGTTGAAACCTACAGGGAAACAGAGAAAACAAGACAGAGAGAAATCTGACGTGAAACAAACACTGTCTCTGTCTCCTTCTGTCACCAAGGTCAGGGAGTACACAGTACCAGGTGTTGATgatgtatatcatatatcactGGGTAAATCAGGCAGACTCTGGGTCAGTGATTGGAGGGGTAACCTTGTCCAAACAGATCTACAGGGGAATCAGCTACAGAAGATACAAACCAGTTGTGGATATGGCTACCACACAGTCACACAGGACGGGGATCTGATCTATACAGACAGAAACAACAAATTCATCAATAGGATAACACAGCTGGGTAATACAAtcactgaattcattaaaacaggaGACTGGGGAACAATCAGTGTACACTCCTCCCACATTAACGGGGACCTACTGGTGGGGATGAGGAAGTATAACGAGGGTAAAATCACCAGGTACAACAAGACAGGGacagaaatacagaacataAAGAGAGACGACAAAGGACAGAAACTGTATTGGTATCCACGctacatcacagaaaacatcaatggtgatGTCTGTGTATCAGACTATAACAATGATGTTGTAGTGGTGGTGGATAAATCAAGACAACACAGGTTCTCCTACAAAGGTCAAGGGTCAAAGTTTTCTCCATTAGGATTATGTACTGATGTACTCggtcacatcctggtgtgtgatgataTCAGTAAAACAGTACATCTCCTGAATCAGGACGGTCGGTTCTTGTCTTTACTACTCACAGAACAACAAGGGGTAAAGTTACCCATTAGTTTGTGTGTGGATGATGAGAACAATATATGGGTGGGACAAGAATACCCCAACACAGTGACAGTGTGCAAGTATCTACAGTGA
- the LOC109617716 gene encoding uncharacterized protein gives MCEQCRDKHQKNKKTEKHEVVPYKQRKHQIPLEKCKIHPSKHIDLLCEECQIPICSKCTTTKEHRGHLFTDLEMVFAEHFLLCHVEVAKIRSYFEPTSQDLETEIAEDVKEIMRTIEDIRTSMKAEAESVKKCVDTVTLDKINHVDKIEQSLLETLSGQSQKIDDYINYLHDLIQTFNGYLSPSNIEQLTFALKSKNLIIQPIPETSKPVPPVFTAGQYTKEDVAKLLGRITVPDTKPQNRKVKPMETASTQLKPTGKQRKQDREKSDVNQTLSLSSSVTKVREYTVPGVCNAYHISLGKSGRLWVSEINGNLVQTDLQGNQLQKIQTSGIRSEGYHTVTQNGDLIYTDKQNKVINRITSENIITEFIKTGDWEPLSIHCSHFNGDILVGMIKDTEGKVTRYNKAWTEIQDIQRNNKGQELYELPHYITENINGDVCVSDINKYAVVRWINQDDTGSPTQVRG, from the coding sequence atgtgtgaacaatgcCGAGATAAACATCAGAAGAATAAGAAAACCGAAAAACACGAAGTGGTCCCTTATAAACAACGCAAACATCAAATTCCTTTAGAGAAATGCAAGATCCACCCATCAAAACACATAGATCTTCTTTGTGAGGAATGCCAGATTCCCATTTGTTCTAAATGTACAACCACAAAAGAACATCGTGGTCATCTGTTTACCGATCTAGAAATGGTCTTTGCTGAACATTTTTTACTTTGTCACGTAGAAGTTGCCAAAATTCGAAGCTATTTTGAGCCTACGTCTCAAGATTTGGAAACGGAAATTGCTGAAGATGTCAAAGAAATAATGAGGACAATTGAAGACATAAGAACATCCATGAAGGCCGAAGCTGAGTCTGTGAAAAAGTGTGTAGACACAGTCACGttagataaaataaatcatgttGACAAAATAGAACAGTCATTATTAGAAACTTTAAGCGGTCAAAGTCAAAAAATAGATGACTACATTAACTATCTCCATGATTTAATTCAGACGTTTAATGGTTATTTATCTCCTTCAAACATCGAACAATTGACATTTGCTCTCAAAtcaaaaaacttaataataCAACCCATACCAGAGACATCCAAACCAGTCCCACCCGTATTTACTGCTGGTCAATACACAAAGGAAGATGTCGCTAAACTGCTGGGTAGAATAACTGTTCCCGACACTAAACCACAGAACAGAAAAGTGAAACCCATGGAGACTGCCTCTACACAGTTGAAACCTACAGGGAAACAGAGAAAACAAGACAGAGAGAAATCTGACGTGAATCAAACACTGTCTCTATCGTCCTCCGTCACCAAGGTCAGGGAGTACACGGTACCAGGTGTTTGCAATGCATATCATATATCACTGGGTAAATCAGGCAGACTCTGGGTCAGTGAAATAAATGGTAACCTTGTCCAAACCGATCTACAAGGGAATCAGCTTCAGAAGATACAAACCAGTGGTATCAGATCCGAAGGCTACCACACAGTCACACAGAACGGGGATCTGATCTATAcagataaacaaaacaaagtcaTCAATAGGATAACATCGGAAAATATAAtcactgaattcattaaaacaggaGACTGGGAACCACTCAGTATACATTGCTCCCACTTCAACGGGGACATACTGGTGGGGATGATAAAGGATACAGAGGGTAAAGTCACCAGGTACAACAAGGCATGGACAGAAATACAGGACATACAGAGAAACAACAAAGGACAGGAACTGTATGAGCTACCGCactacatcacagaaaacatcaatggtgatGTCTGTGTATCAGACATTAACAAATATGCTGTAGTGAGGTGGATAAATCAGGACGACAcaggttctcctacacaggTCAGAGGTTAG
- the LOC136274756 gene encoding RING finger protein 207-like → MALSESQIPPDAQHYLVCGTEDCKNNCQFYCNDCHLPLCEQCRDEHQKNEKTKNHEVVPYKQRKRQLPVEKCKIHPTKEMVILCEECQIPLCYKCTTTKEHHGHVFTDLEMVFDEKVSLCQEEIAKIRNYFEPTSHDLKKDIAGDVTEIKKILEGLRTSMKAEAEVVKNLINTVTSDKIEQVDKIEQSLLETLYDQNQNIDDYINYLNDLIKTFYGYLSPSNIEQLTFALNSENLIIRPIPETSKPVPPVFTAGQYSKEDVAKLLGRLTVPNIKPVNRKIKPMETASTELKPTGKQKKTRQKEI, encoded by the coding sequence ATGGCATTATCTGAATCACAAATTCCACCCGACGCCCAGCATTACTTGGTGTGTGGCACTGAAGACTGTAAAAATAACTGccagttttactgcaatgaCTGTCACCTACCACTGTGTGAACAATGCCGAGATGAACATCAGAAAAATGAGAAAACCAAAAACCATGAAGTGGTCCCTTATAAACAACGCAAACGACAACTTCCTGTAGAGAAATGCAAGATCCATCCCACAAAAGAAATGGTTATTCTCTGCGAGGAATGCCAAATTCCTCTTTGTTACAAATGTACAACCACAAAAGAACATCACGGTCATGTGTTTACCGATCTAGAAATGGTCTTTGATGAAAAGGTTTCACTATGTCAAGAAGAAATTGCcaaaattagaaattatttcGAACCAACCTctcatgatttaaaaaaggaTATTGCTGGTGATGTCACAGAAATAAAGAAGATCTTGGAAGGTTTAAGAACATCCATGAAGGCTGAAGCTGAGGTTGTGAAAAATCTGATAAACACAGTCACATCAGATAAAATAGAACAAGTCGACAAAATAGAACAGTCATTATTAGAAACATTATACGACCAAAACCAAAATATTGATGATTATATCAACTATCTAAATGATTTAATCAAAACGTTTTATGGTTACCTATCCCCTTCAAACATAGAACAATTAACATTCGCCCTCAATTCTGAAAATTTGATCATAAGACCCATACCAGAAACATCCAAACCAGTCCCACCCGTATTTACTGCTGGTCAATACAGCAAGGAAGATGTTGCCAAACTACTGGGTAGATTAACCGTTCCTAACATTAAACCAGTGAACAGAAAAATAAAGCCAATGGAGACTGCTTCTACAGAGTTGAAACCTACAgggaaacagaaaaaaacaaggCAGAAAGAAATCTGA